In one window of Pseudomonas putida DNA:
- a CDS encoding DUF4062 domain-containing protein, whose amino-acid sequence MDEERKIVKNVIDDLNLMFGAKLSIFIELVGREDTGSKIGRPQALINKELERCDVFIGLIWKRWGTPPDTEGKFSSGFEEEFYVASESHRKDKKPLMSLFFKEVEQQLLTDPGEHLQKVIKFRKKIIDEKKILFETFKGKEDLERLVRRCITKYALEHIEFTTPDTLEAQNPEQSDKPTKTGNGPFPTLSANFIKDLLTRTVTNDEQPKLKPFEVARFRLVASSVGDSTNDTTYIGAHDANLLFKYRAECNFEFSEVLHLILAGAKNLGHENMPFWHWLTLATNPAIDLSFLTWMFPDNEAVTKSSIIDLMTLTGTEIKSDEHFKRADYLSDWLNSKTKIPTRNAALKYLAKYGKTEDLDLIKAVIDENESQSITPANEAYISIKLRDGADAAIESAQALQPAALSTKLVDDIFENPGAISNLRLEQAIENRNSNIRRKALKLAVTRKIISLEKADELRLDPDVKIRLLALEALNSHNVKIGENEAKALLMSDTNKPTQEETEAWDKYRPLAMQSISDNELLSRAERESPLVISSYIEYYRRNKNRLRKEIEARIEDGFKAHYESSIQAWARHYNRELSTAKENFASLEEFMITRIKRATLTLLIESNSKVDLFVVRRLLEDTAIKPTDEDIQYFWHAGEWQDIPRVISLSQRIRSSTSLLGQVMTEKTLQTTVKVIMKLARNRAAEILEISCPAQIRQHLISSMPDKDFVNLGLGRLKALLQDEDSGIRKHCALKCCKTLPRKTLKEIFEEHMRSPTTYYNVTHWLDFGVSAKKDQIRNLCSETFI is encoded by the coding sequence TTGGACGAAGAGCGAAAAATTGTAAAAAACGTCATTGATGATCTGAATCTGATGTTTGGTGCTAAGCTTAGCATCTTCATAGAACTCGTCGGCCGGGAAGATACAGGATCAAAAATAGGCCGACCTCAAGCACTAATTAACAAGGAGCTTGAGCGCTGCGACGTATTCATCGGCCTCATTTGGAAGAGGTGGGGCACACCACCCGATACCGAAGGAAAGTTCTCTTCAGGGTTCGAAGAAGAGTTTTACGTGGCATCAGAAAGTCATAGAAAAGATAAAAAACCTCTAATGAGCTTGTTTTTTAAAGAGGTAGAGCAACAGCTGCTGACCGACCCAGGCGAGCATCTCCAAAAGGTAATAAAATTCAGAAAGAAAATAATAGACGAAAAAAAAATTCTGTTCGAAACCTTCAAGGGAAAAGAAGATCTAGAAAGGCTTGTGCGCAGATGCATAACCAAGTACGCACTAGAACACATTGAGTTTACCACGCCAGACACTCTTGAAGCGCAAAACCCCGAACAGAGTGACAAACCCACAAAGACAGGGAATGGACCTTTCCCGACTTTAAGCGCAAATTTCATAAAAGATCTTCTTACGAGGACCGTAACGAACGATGAGCAACCCAAGCTAAAGCCTTTTGAGGTAGCGCGATTTAGGCTGGTAGCATCTTCAGTCGGCGATAGCACCAATGATACCACTTACATTGGCGCTCACGATGCCAACCTTTTATTTAAATATCGGGCCGAGTGCAATTTTGAATTTTCGGAAGTTCTACACTTAATCCTTGCAGGCGCCAAAAATCTCGGCCATGAGAACATGCCATTCTGGCATTGGCTTACACTAGCCACTAACCCAGCAATCGACCTCAGCTTTCTAACGTGGATGTTCCCTGACAATGAAGCTGTAACAAAAAGTTCAATTATCGACCTGATGACATTAACAGGCACAGAAATCAAAAGCGACGAACACTTCAAAAGAGCAGACTACCTCAGCGACTGGCTTAACTCAAAGACCAAAATTCCCACCCGAAACGCCGCCTTAAAATATTTGGCCAAATACGGTAAAACAGAAGACCTGGATCTAATAAAAGCTGTAATCGACGAGAACGAATCACAGAGCATTACTCCAGCAAATGAAGCCTACATATCTATCAAACTTCGTGACGGAGCAGATGCCGCAATAGAGTCCGCTCAAGCTCTGCAACCCGCCGCACTTAGCACTAAACTCGTCGACGATATATTCGAAAACCCAGGCGCAATATCTAATCTTCGCCTAGAACAGGCTATAGAAAATCGCAATAGTAATATTAGACGCAAGGCCCTTAAACTTGCCGTAACCAGAAAGATCATTAGCCTTGAGAAAGCTGACGAACTGAGACTAGACCCAGACGTAAAAATTCGACTACTGGCACTTGAAGCACTCAACAGCCACAATGTAAAGATTGGCGAAAATGAGGCTAAAGCATTACTCATGTCGGATACAAACAAGCCAACCCAGGAAGAAACTGAAGCCTGGGACAAATATCGCCCCCTTGCGATGCAAAGCATAAGCGACAATGAACTATTAAGTAGAGCAGAGCGCGAATCACCCCTGGTGATAAGCTCTTACATTGAATATTACCGCCGAAACAAAAACAGACTTCGCAAGGAAATCGAGGCAAGGATTGAGGACGGTTTCAAAGCCCACTACGAATCGAGCATACAAGCATGGGCCCGGCATTACAACCGCGAACTCAGCACTGCCAAGGAAAACTTTGCCTCGCTTGAAGAATTCATGATCACTCGCATTAAACGCGCCACGCTTACTCTTCTAATAGAAAGCAACAGCAAAGTAGACCTTTTTGTAGTCCGACGATTACTAGAAGACACAGCAATAAAACCAACTGATGAAGATATTCAATATTTCTGGCATGCTGGTGAATGGCAAGATATCCCACGAGTTATTTCTTTATCACAACGCATCCGCAGCTCAACAAGCCTCCTAGGCCAAGTAATGACAGAAAAAACACTGCAAACAACTGTTAAAGTCATAATGAAGCTTGCGCGAAACCGAGCAGCTGAAATACTTGAAATAAGCTGTCCCGCACAAATACGCCAACATCTTATTTCTTCAATGCCCGACAAGGACTTTGTCAACCTCGGACTGGGGCGTTTAAAAGCGCTATTGCAGGATGAAGATAGCGGCATAAGAAAACACTGCGCATTGAAGTGTTGCAAGACCCTCCCGCGAAAAACACTCAAGGAGATTTTTGAGGAACACATGAGGTCTCCAACCACCTATTACAACGTCACGCACTGGCTCGACTTCGGAGTTTCAGCAAAAAAAGATCAAATTCGAAATCTGTGCTCCGAGACCTTTATCTGA
- a CDS encoding Y-family DNA polymerase, producing MRSDQVFALIDCNSFYASCERVFRPDLAKTPIVVLSNNDGCVIARSYDAKPFVKMGEPYFQCRERLKRHGVVAFSSNYALYGDMSERVMSIIESMVPAAEVYSIDECFADLTGVQGSLSQFGRDVRAKVLQRTGIPVGVGIARTKTLAKLANHTAKRLQAHTGGVVDITTDFERDWVLRNTEIKEVWGIGRRMTEHLRSMGIQKAMDLAKADPRMLRDKFSVVVEKTARELAGVPCLELDEAAPPKQEICCSRMFGKRLSDLAPIKQAVATYTGRAAEKLRAQGSVCKRMRVSIRTGMFNPDELHHAQGALVELPYPTNDTLLLTRAATSAVERVFREGYRYSKAEVLLLDLRQPGEFTDDLFVITQPVASDRLMSVVDQINDRYGRGTMRSGSVPRAPDWGMRRELMSRSYTTQIDQLWRVR from the coding sequence ATGCGCAGTGACCAGGTGTTTGCGCTGATCGATTGCAACTCGTTCTACGCGAGCTGCGAACGCGTGTTCCGGCCGGATCTGGCTAAGACACCTATCGTGGTACTGAGCAATAACGACGGCTGCGTGATCGCGCGCAGCTACGACGCCAAACCGTTCGTGAAGATGGGAGAACCGTACTTCCAATGCCGCGAGAGGCTGAAGCGGCACGGCGTGGTGGCGTTCTCCTCTAATTACGCGCTGTATGGCGACATGAGTGAGCGCGTAATGTCGATCATCGAATCGATGGTGCCTGCGGCTGAGGTCTATTCGATCGACGAATGCTTCGCCGATCTCACCGGCGTGCAGGGCAGCTTGAGCCAGTTCGGCCGCGACGTGCGGGCCAAGGTGCTGCAGCGTACCGGCATACCGGTCGGTGTCGGCATCGCCCGCACCAAGACCCTCGCGAAGCTCGCCAACCACACCGCAAAGCGGCTGCAGGCGCACACGGGCGGCGTGGTCGATATCACGACGGACTTCGAGCGTGACTGGGTGCTGCGTAATACCGAGATCAAGGAGGTGTGGGGTATTGGGCGGCGGATGACCGAGCACCTGAGGAGCATGGGGATTCAGAAAGCCATGGACCTGGCAAAGGCTGATCCGCGCATGTTGCGGGACAAGTTCAGCGTGGTGGTGGAGAAGACCGCGCGCGAGCTGGCTGGCGTTCCCTGCCTCGAACTGGACGAGGCAGCACCCCCGAAACAGGAGATCTGCTGCAGCAGGATGTTCGGCAAGCGACTGAGTGATCTTGCCCCGATCAAGCAGGCCGTGGCCACCTACACCGGCCGAGCAGCTGAAAAGCTGCGGGCGCAGGGCTCGGTATGCAAGCGCATGCGGGTGAGTATCCGTACTGGCATGTTCAACCCTGATGAGCTGCACCATGCGCAGGGAGCGCTTGTGGAGCTGCCTTACCCTACGAACGATACGCTGCTGCTCACCAGGGCGGCGACAAGCGCGGTGGAGCGTGTTTTCAGGGAGGGCTATCGTTACAGCAAGGCCGAAGTGCTGCTGCTCGATTTGCGGCAGCCAGGTGAATTCACGGATGATCTCTTCGTGATCACGCAGCCTGTGGCGAGCGACAGACTGATGTCGGTGGTGGACCAGATCAACGACCGATATGGGCGAGGGACAATGAGGTCGGGCAGTGTACCCAGGGCCCCCGATTGGGGTATGCGCCGCGAGCTGATGAGTAGGTCATATACCACGCAGATCGATCAATTGTGGCGAGTTCGGTAG
- a CDS encoding LexA family protein has translation MTITFLGVPTGGPALLPVYSFRVPAGFPSPAADHLERHISLDELFELRAPHVYLVQVEGDSMQGAGIFSGDLLIVDRSKEAEHGDIVIAAINAEPVCKRLHKRGGVVMLLSENPSYPPRYVMEGDDLVIWGVVRYSVRDHAQ, from the coding sequence ATGACCATCACTTTCCTGGGAGTCCCGACCGGTGGCCCTGCATTGCTGCCCGTGTATTCGTTTCGAGTGCCCGCAGGCTTCCCCTCACCAGCGGCGGATCATCTGGAACGTCACATCTCACTCGATGAGCTATTCGAGCTACGGGCGCCCCATGTGTACCTGGTGCAAGTGGAGGGTGACAGCATGCAGGGCGCTGGCATTTTTTCCGGCGACCTTCTTATCGTAGACCGCAGCAAGGAAGCAGAGCATGGCGACATCGTGATCGCTGCGATCAACGCTGAGCCTGTCTGCAAACGCCTGCACAAGCGGGGTGGGGTGGTGATGCTTCTGTCCGAGAACCCCAGCTATCCACCCCGGTACGTGATGGAGGGCGATGACCTGGTCATCTGGGGTGTGGTTCGCTACAGCGTGCGCGATCATGCGCAGTGA
- a CDS encoding SOS response-associated peptidase family protein: MCGRYSIYESMDNYLRQLSLDLVVINGYDHEQINRYNVAPSTRLEIIRAVPEGLRVDRVKWGWAPFWAKGKRPDPINARAETVVTGKFFKSLWPNGRALAPANGWFEWIADPADPKRKQPYYIQATDEAPLFFAALAEAHSALEPDERDGFVIITAAADQGLVDIHDRKPLVLSPEVAREWISPDTSMERAEEIVRTGCRAAGDFKWHAVRKDVGSVRNQGPELILPAD; encoded by the coding sequence ATGTGCGGCCGTTACTCGATCTACGAATCCATGGACAACTACCTCCGGCAGTTGAGCCTCGACCTGGTCGTGATCAATGGCTATGACCACGAGCAGATCAATCGATACAACGTCGCCCCATCCACCCGATTGGAGATAATACGAGCGGTACCAGAAGGGTTGAGGGTAGATCGAGTGAAATGGGGATGGGCGCCGTTTTGGGCGAAGGGGAAGCGTCCTGACCCGATCAATGCGCGGGCAGAAACGGTGGTGACGGGGAAGTTTTTCAAATCACTTTGGCCGAATGGCCGAGCCTTGGCACCGGCGAATGGCTGGTTCGAGTGGATAGCTGATCCTGCGGACCCAAAGCGCAAGCAACCCTACTACATCCAGGCAACGGACGAAGCCCCGCTGTTCTTCGCGGCGCTGGCCGAAGCTCACTCAGCACTTGAACCAGACGAACGGGACGGCTTCGTGATCATCACCGCTGCAGCTGACCAAGGTCTCGTCGATATACACGACCGCAAACCTCTTGTGCTCTCGCCCGAGGTTGCTCGTGAGTGGATCTCGCCAGATACATCAATGGAGCGCGCAGAAGAGATAGTGCGTACCGGTTGCCGAGCCGCAGGTGATTTCAAGTGGCATGCAGTCCGTAAGGATGTAGGCAGTGTCCGCAACCAGGGTCCTGAATTGATATTACCTGCGGATTGA
- a CDS encoding SH3 domain-containing protein gives MSKKDVLPKATSSSRDENSVLKAIEAMNRPWAESPALKAIEAMNRNWAESPALKAIEAMNRPWAESPALKAIEAMNRNWAESPALKAIEAMNKTWAESPALEAIGAMSRTWAESPALKAIEAMNRAWAESPALKALESASSAWISSPSFKAAVVAAQTLGISPNLERRARSSLSLERWGVTGAVTVDAVLDELANRAAPPKEQSADLQTSGDQSLSEVAELGPVKPALVTAPNQALTGVPTWALFFWLYILTPLVLVVINWEGARGSLVDLNARLPQTEVFAEIRNFVRTHLAGKPGDIRLVKGKNVRLREGPGTKFDVILLLPPGAPVVVLSKEDRTWLYVSYEYQGYVIDGYVSTKFLRKVRK, from the coding sequence TTGAGCAAGAAGGACGTACTTCCCAAAGCGACGAGTAGCTCTCGGGATGAAAACTCTGTGCTAAAAGCAATCGAGGCGATGAATAGGCCTTGGGCGGAAAGTCCTGCGCTGAAAGCGATCGAGGCGATGAACAGGAACTGGGCGGAAAGTCCTGCGCTGAAAGCGATCGAGGCGATGAATAGGCCTTGGGCGGAAAGTCCTGCGCTGAAAGCGATCGAGGCGATGAACAGGAACTGGGCGGAAAGCCCTGCGCTGAAAGCGATCGAGGCGATGAACAAGACCTGGGCGGAAAGCCCTGCGCTGGAAGCTATCGGGGCGATGAGCAGGACCTGGGCGGAAAGCCCTGCGCTGAAAGCGATCGAGGCGATGAACAGGGCCTGGGCGGAAAGCCCTGCGTTGAAAGCACTGGAGTCGGCTTCCAGCGCTTGGATAAGTAGTCCATCCTTCAAGGCAGCAGTCGTCGCGGCTCAAACTTTGGGAATCTCTCCGAATCTAGAGAGGCGTGCGAGGTCGAGCTTATCTCTAGAGAGATGGGGGGTTACAGGCGCAGTAACTGTTGACGCAGTTCTCGATGAGCTAGCAAATCGCGCCGCACCTCCTAAAGAGCAGTCTGCTGATCTACAGACCAGTGGTGACCAAAGTCTATCGGAAGTAGCGGAGCTTGGCCCGGTTAAACCGGCTCTAGTGACTGCCCCGAACCAAGCCCTCACAGGTGTGCCTACCTGGGCACTATTTTTTTGGTTGTACATCTTAACCCCACTAGTGTTAGTGGTCATTAACTGGGAAGGCGCACGTGGAAGTTTGGTCGACCTGAATGCTCGGCTCCCGCAAACTGAAGTGTTCGCGGAAATAAGAAATTTTGTCCGAACACATCTCGCCGGAAAGCCGGGCGATATACGGCTGGTCAAAGGCAAGAACGTGCGTCTCAGAGAAGGGCCGGGAACAAAGTTCGATGTGATACTGCTTTTGCCTCCTGGTGCACCTGTCGTTGTGTTAAGTAAAGAAGATAGGACCTGGCTTTACGTTTCATATGAATATCAGGGGTATGTGATAGATGGCTATGTTTCGACCAAATTTTTGAGAAAGGTGCGGAAGTGA
- a CDS encoding pyocin activator PrtN family protein, with product MNTAFVLMAQYNGKAIISIEQVCTDYFTHLTPDMFQRKVLAGQIHIPITRLEASQRSARGIHIADLAQYLDQQREAARKECAQLNKKLRAG from the coding sequence ATGAACACCGCCTTCGTTCTGATGGCGCAATACAACGGCAAAGCCATCATCTCAATCGAGCAGGTGTGCACCGATTACTTCACCCATCTCACGCCCGATATGTTTCAACGCAAGGTGTTGGCCGGGCAGATCCACATCCCGATCACCAGGCTCGAAGCTAGCCAGAGAAGCGCGAGAGGCATTCATATTGCCGATCTGGCGCAATACTTGGATCAGCAGCGGGAGGCCGCCCGTAAGGAGTGCGCGCAGTTGAACAAGAAGCTTCGCGCCGGCTAA
- the dusA gene encoding tRNA dihydrouridine(20/20a) synthase DusA yields the protein MMDWTDRHCRYFLRLLSQRALLYTEMVTTGALLHGDAARFLRHDESEHPLALQLGGSNPAELAACARLAQEAGYDEVNLNVGCPSDRVQNNMIGACLMGHPALVADCVKAMLDAVEIPVTVKHRIGINGRDSYAELCDFVGQVRDAGCRSFTVHARIAILEGLSPKENREVPPLRYEVAAQLKQDFPDLELVLNGGIKTLDECRTHLQTFDGVMLGREAYHNPYLLAQVDQQLFASDAPVVTRSEAMARLMPYLVAHVESGGAIHHITRHILGLGQGFPGARRFRQLLSADIHKAAEPLKVVEQAAELLAGR from the coding sequence ATGATGGACTGGACCGACCGCCACTGCCGGTACTTCCTGCGCCTACTCTCCCAACGCGCCCTGCTCTACACCGAAATGGTCACCACCGGCGCCCTGCTCCACGGCGATGCGGCGCGTTTCCTGCGTCATGACGAGTCCGAGCACCCGCTGGCCCTGCAGTTGGGCGGCAGCAATCCGGCTGAACTCGCCGCCTGCGCTCGTCTGGCGCAGGAGGCGGGCTACGACGAGGTCAACCTCAACGTCGGCTGCCCCAGCGACCGGGTGCAGAACAATATGATCGGCGCCTGCCTGATGGGCCACCCGGCGCTCGTGGCCGACTGCGTCAAGGCGATGCTCGACGCGGTCGAGATTCCGGTGACGGTCAAGCACCGCATCGGCATCAATGGCCGCGACAGCTATGCCGAGCTGTGCGACTTCGTCGGCCAGGTGCGTGACGCGGGTTGTCGCAGCTTCACCGTGCATGCACGGATCGCGATCCTCGAGGGCCTGTCGCCAAAGGAGAACCGCGAGGTGCCACCGCTGCGCTACGAAGTGGCGGCGCAGTTGAAACAGGACTTTCCGGACCTTGAGCTGGTGCTCAACGGCGGGATCAAGACCCTCGATGAATGCCGCACGCACCTGCAGACCTTCGACGGCGTGATGCTGGGGCGCGAGGCATACCACAACCCGTACCTGCTGGCCCAGGTGGATCAACAACTGTTCGCCAGCGACGCGCCCGTCGTGACGCGCAGCGAGGCGATGGCGCGGCTGATGCCGTATCTGGTGGCGCATGTAGAAAGCGGCGGGGCCATTCATCACATCACCCGGCATATCCTCGGCCTGGGCCAGGGCTTCCCGGGGGCGCGGCGGTTCCGCCAGTTGCTGTCGGCAGACATTCACAAGGCGGCCGAGCCGCTGAAGGTGGTCGAGCAAGCGGCAGAGTTGCTGGCCGGACGCTAG
- the tal gene encoding transaldolase: MTSKLEQLKQFTTVVADTGDLDAITRLKPVDATTNPSLLLKAAAISGYADLLKQVKADAKGNVDLACDKFAVAVGAGILKVIPGRISTEVDARLSFDEPALLNKARQLIALYEAAGISKDRVLIKLASTWEGIRAAEKLEKEGIQTNLTLLFSFAQAQACADAGVFLISPFVGRIYDWYKKSTGKEYVGAEDPGVQSVTRIYDYYKTNGYDTVVMGASFRNVGQIEQLAGCDRLTISPELLQQLSDDQGELPRILKPGNTGEAKQVLNESQFRWAMNEDAMATEKLAEGIRQFARDQEKLEALMADKG, from the coding sequence ATGACCTCAAAGCTGGAACAACTCAAGCAGTTCACCACCGTGGTCGCCGACACTGGGGACCTGGATGCCATCACCCGCCTCAAGCCGGTCGATGCCACCACCAACCCGTCGCTGCTGCTCAAGGCCGCGGCCATCTCGGGTTACGCCGACCTGCTCAAACAGGTCAAGGCTGATGCCAAGGGCAACGTCGACCTGGCCTGCGACAAATTCGCGGTGGCCGTGGGCGCGGGCATTCTCAAGGTCATCCCCGGGCGTATCTCCACCGAAGTGGATGCACGCCTGTCGTTCGATGAGCCGGCGTTGCTGAACAAGGCGCGCCAGCTGATCGCCCTGTACGAAGCTGCCGGTATTTCCAAGGATCGCGTGCTGATCAAGCTGGCCTCCACCTGGGAAGGCATCCGCGCCGCCGAGAAGCTGGAAAAGGAAGGCATCCAGACCAACCTCACGCTGCTGTTCTCCTTCGCCCAGGCCCAGGCCTGTGCCGATGCCGGGGTGTTCCTGATCTCGCCGTTCGTGGGCCGGATCTACGACTGGTACAAGAAGAGCACCGGCAAGGAGTACGTCGGCGCCGAGGATCCAGGCGTGCAGTCGGTGACACGCATCTACGATTACTACAAGACCAACGGCTACGACACCGTGGTCATGGGCGCGAGCTTCCGCAACGTCGGGCAGATCGAGCAACTGGCCGGGTGCGATCGCCTGACCATCAGCCCCGAGCTGCTGCAACAGTTGAGCGACGACCAAGGCGAGCTGCCGCGCATCCTCAAGCCGGGCAATACCGGCGAAGCCAAGCAAGTGCTGAACGAGAGCCAGTTCCGCTGGGCGATGAACGAGGATGCCATGGCCACCGAGAAGCTGGCCGAAGGCATTCGCCAGTTTGCACGCGACCAGGAGAAGCTCGAGGCGTTGATGGCCGACAAAGGCTGA
- a CDS encoding alkaline phosphatase D family protein, translated as MTTTLPLVLAGPVLRRLEPQRLAIWLVASRPLNPKFVLDCPHVGSQLECQVVAIGEHAHVHLLNLHFDQPLPEDVLLEYDLHLDNDQSIADWAPHLLYPGASRPSFVLRKRIDPLLHGSCRKPHHPAADGLLCADRLLLDNPPPEQRPALLMMTGDQVYADDVAGPTLKAIHGLIERLKLFDEPLDGALVDSGQALYRHPACYYHRADLLPAQQGNEPLRRRFFRGKRKPIFSSSNADNHLVTFAEVMAMYLLVWSPTPWTLVGLEAPEGLSVRRQQRYQHELPLIEAFRDGLGQVARVMAHLPCLMIFDDHDITDDWNLSAQWEQTAYGHPFSRRIIGNALLGYLLCQGWGNDPKGCTTLVEGLQTLTANTPQGALDGEALDTLIGDLLRFQGWQYDLPSDPPLRVLDTRTRRWRSERKLSKPSGLLDWEALCELQQALLDHPSAIIVSPAPIFGVKLIETVQRIFTALGYPLLVDAENWMAHRGAAQVILNIFRHSRTPGHYVILSGDVHYSFVYEVLIRHHQRSPHLWQVTSSGIKNTFPVRLLDVLDRLNRWLYSPRSPLNWFTQRRSMEVVPRVPSRSKAGERLWNGAGLGEVFFDEQGRPARVVQLSAEGDEATEFVRCGERDR; from the coding sequence ATGACCACCACCCTCCCCCTCGTCCTAGCCGGCCCCGTGCTGCGCCGCCTGGAACCGCAACGCCTGGCCATCTGGCTGGTCGCTTCACGACCACTGAACCCCAAGTTCGTGCTGGACTGCCCGCACGTCGGTAGCCAACTGGAGTGCCAGGTCGTCGCCATCGGCGAACATGCTCATGTACACCTGCTGAACCTGCACTTCGACCAGCCCTTGCCCGAAGATGTGCTGCTGGAGTACGACCTGCACCTGGACAATGATCAGAGCATCGCCGACTGGGCGCCGCACCTGCTCTACCCCGGCGCCAGTCGTCCGAGCTTCGTGTTGCGCAAGCGTATCGATCCATTGCTGCACGGCTCGTGCCGCAAACCCCATCACCCCGCCGCCGACGGCCTGCTCTGCGCCGACCGCCTGCTGCTCGACAACCCACCCCCTGAACAACGCCCGGCACTGCTGATGATGACCGGCGACCAGGTGTATGCCGACGATGTGGCCGGCCCCACCCTCAAGGCCATCCACGGCTTGATCGAACGCCTGAAGCTGTTCGACGAGCCTCTCGACGGCGCGCTGGTCGACAGCGGCCAGGCGCTCTATCGTCATCCCGCCTGCTACTACCATCGCGCCGACCTGCTGCCAGCCCAGCAGGGCAATGAGCCGCTGCGCCGGCGTTTCTTCCGGGGCAAGCGCAAGCCGATCTTCTCGTCGAGCAATGCCGACAATCATCTGGTGACCTTCGCCGAGGTCATGGCCATGTACCTGCTGGTCTGGTCGCCCACACCCTGGACACTGGTGGGGCTGGAGGCGCCCGAAGGGCTCTCTGTCAGGCGCCAGCAGCGCTACCAGCACGAACTGCCGCTGATCGAGGCGTTCCGCGACGGCCTGGGCCAAGTGGCGCGCGTCATGGCACACCTGCCCTGCCTGATGATCTTCGACGACCACGACATCACCGATGACTGGAACCTGTCGGCGCAATGGGAGCAGACCGCCTATGGCCACCCCTTCTCGCGCCGGATCATCGGCAACGCCCTGCTCGGCTACCTGTTGTGCCAAGGCTGGGGCAATGACCCCAAGGGCTGCACAACGCTGGTCGAGGGATTGCAGACACTGACTGCAAATACACCGCAGGGCGCACTGGACGGTGAGGCCCTGGATACACTGATCGGTGATCTGCTGCGTTTCCAAGGCTGGCAATACGACCTGCCCAGCGACCCACCGCTACGCGTACTGGACACCCGCACCCGACGCTGGCGCAGCGAACGCAAGCTGAGCAAGCCGTCCGGGCTGCTTGACTGGGAAGCGCTATGCGAACTGCAGCAGGCCCTGCTCGATCATCCGTCAGCGATCATCGTGTCACCGGCGCCGATTTTCGGGGTCAAGCTGATCGAGACGGTGCAGCGGATTTTTACTGCACTGGGCTACCCGCTGCTGGTGGATGCCGAGAACTGGATGGCCCATCGCGGCGCCGCTCAGGTGATCCTGAATATCTTCCGCCATTCCCGCACGCCGGGACACTATGTGATCCTGTCCGGGGACGTGCATTATTCATTCGTCTACGAAGTGCTGATCCGCCACCACCAACGCAGCCCCCACCTGTGGCAGGTCACCAGCAGCGGGATCAAGAACACCTTTCCAGTGCGCCTGCTGGATGTGCTCGACCGTCTGAACCGCTGGCTGTACTCACCGCGCTCGCCGCTCAACTGGTTCACCCAGCGCCGATCGATGGAAGTGGTGCCTCGAGTGCCAAGCCGAAGCAAGGCCGGGGAGCGGCTGTGGAATGGTGCGGGCCTGGGGGAGGTATTCTTCGACGAGCAGGGGCGGCCGGCGCGGGTTGTCCAGCTGAGTGCCGAGGGCGATGAAGCGACGGAGTTCGTACGGTGTGGTGAGAGGGACCGCTAG
- the rssC gene encoding anti-sigma factor antagonist RssC, translating into MSTGRIQFAEQSGTFVLKFVGEVRLTLCSALDATIEKIFTALNFSAIVIDLTETESIDSTTLGLLAKLSILSRQKVGLLPTVVTTNPDISRLLQSMGFDQVFNIVDRPLPCPDCLSDLPSQDQNEEVVRSKVLEAHKILMGLNDSNREAFRDLVSALERS; encoded by the coding sequence ATGAGTACCGGTAGAATCCAGTTCGCCGAGCAGAGCGGTACCTTCGTGCTGAAATTCGTCGGTGAAGTGCGCCTGACCCTGTGTTCGGCGCTGGATGCGACGATCGAGAAGATCTTCACCGCACTGAATTTCTCGGCCATCGTCATCGACCTGACCGAAACCGAAAGCATCGACAGTACCACCCTGGGCCTGCTGGCCAAGCTGTCGATCCTGTCGCGGCAGAAGGTCGGCCTGCTGCCGACCGTGGTCACCACCAACCCGGACATTTCCCGGCTATTGCAGTCGATGGGGTTCGACCAGGTATTCAACATCGTCGACCGTCCGCTGCCATGCCCGGATTGCCTGAGCGACTTGCCATCGCAGGATCAGAACGAAGAAGTGGTGCGCTCCAAGGTGCTGGAGGCGCACAAGATCCTCATGGGCCTGAACGACTCCAACCGCGAAGCGTTTCGTGATCTGGTGAGTGCGCTGGAGCGTTCCTGA